One part of the Xylanimonas allomyrinae genome encodes these proteins:
- a CDS encoding amidohydrolase family protein, with translation MAVPHVPLHLTGHVVLDDDHETGEVFVRDGRLHLTRPAPQVGAVRRLEGWVIPGLVDVHSHLGLGPDGGVDLETATEQAIADRDSGVLLVRDAGSPLDTRPLQRRADLPRLVRAAQHIARPKRYLRGFAVELDDVAALPGAVRAQARAGDGWVKIVGDWIDRDLGAGADLAPLWPADMLVEAVAAAHAEAARITVHTFAAEAVDDLLAAGVDCIEHGTGVTSDQAHTLAARGVPVTPTLLQIERFAAIADQAEGKYPVYARRMRALHARRFEQVRMLFDAGVPLLVGTDAGGSIGHGRIAQECALLVAAGIPAAEVVAFASWRARRFLGFGNLADGAAADLVVYPDDPRLDIGVLAHPTAVVLRGQVVAGTAVE, from the coding sequence ATGGCCGTCCCGCACGTACCGCTCCATCTGACGGGCCACGTGGTGCTCGACGACGACCACGAGACCGGCGAGGTGTTCGTCCGTGACGGACGCCTGCACCTGACGCGCCCGGCACCGCAGGTCGGAGCCGTGCGGCGGCTCGAAGGATGGGTGATCCCGGGTCTCGTCGACGTTCACAGCCATCTCGGGCTCGGCCCGGACGGCGGCGTCGACCTCGAGACCGCGACCGAGCAGGCGATAGCCGACCGGGACTCGGGCGTGCTTCTGGTGCGCGACGCCGGCTCACCCCTCGACACCCGTCCGCTCCAGCGTCGTGCCGACCTGCCACGGCTGGTCCGCGCCGCCCAGCACATCGCCCGGCCGAAGCGGTACCTGCGCGGGTTCGCGGTCGAGCTCGACGACGTCGCCGCGCTGCCCGGCGCCGTGCGCGCGCAGGCACGCGCGGGTGACGGCTGGGTCAAGATCGTGGGGGACTGGATCGACCGGGACCTCGGGGCGGGCGCCGACCTCGCGCCCCTGTGGCCGGCCGACATGCTGGTCGAGGCGGTCGCCGCCGCGCACGCCGAGGCCGCGCGCATCACGGTCCACACGTTCGCCGCCGAGGCGGTCGACGACCTGCTCGCGGCGGGGGTCGACTGCATCGAGCACGGCACGGGAGTCACGTCCGACCAGGCGCACACGCTCGCCGCGCGGGGCGTCCCGGTGACGCCCACGCTGCTACAGATCGAGCGCTTCGCGGCGATCGCCGACCAGGCCGAGGGCAAGTACCCGGTCTACGCGCGCCGCATGCGCGCACTCCACGCGCGCCGGTTCGAGCAGGTCCGCATGCTGTTCGACGCGGGAGTGCCGCTGCTCGTGGGCACCGACGCGGGCGGTTCCATCGGCCACGGGCGCATCGCGCAGGAGTGCGCGCTGCTCGTCGCGGCGGGCATCCCCGCGGCCGAGGTCGTCGCGTTCGCGAGCTGGCGCGCGCGGCGCTTCCTCGGCTTCGGCAACCTCGCCGACGGCGCCGCCGCCGACCTCGTGGTGTATCCGGACGATCCGCGCCTGGACATCGGGGTGCTGGCCCACCCCACGGCCGTCGTCCTGCGCGGGCAGGTCGTGGCAGGCACGGCGGTCGAGTAG
- the rplS gene encoding 50S ribosomal protein L19: MHKLDFVDAASLRTDIPDFRAGDTVKVNVKVVEGNRSRIQAFQGVCIGRSGGGVRETFTVRKISFGVGVERTFPLHAPTIDTIELVTRGDVRRAKLYYLRSLRGKKAKIKEKRETPAK, encoded by the coding sequence ATGCACAAGCTCGACTTCGTCGACGCGGCGTCGCTGCGCACCGACATCCCGGACTTCCGCGCCGGTGACACCGTCAAGGTCAACGTCAAGGTCGTCGAGGGCAACCGCTCGCGCATCCAGGCGTTCCAGGGCGTCTGCATCGGCCGCTCGGGCGGCGGCGTCCGCGAGACGTTCACCGTCCGCAAGATCAGCTTCGGCGTCGGCGTGGAGCGCACGTTCCCGCTGCACGCCCCGACGATCGACACGATCGAGCTCGTGACCCGCGGTGACGTGCGTCGCGCCAAGCTCTACTACCTGCGCTCGCTGCGCGGCAAGAAGGCGAAGATCAAGGAGAAGCGCGAGACCCCGGCCAAGTGA
- a CDS encoding tyrosine-type recombinase/integrase: MAPTPQGAQRIVAAALRVADPPLPAALAEAVASFGGHLDAQRGHSAHTRRAYVADVTGMLRYAVRHGARSLDDVQLPLLRGWLGAQADRGLSRATLARRGAAARAFLRWAHHSGLIASDPSVRLASPKVPRVLPTVLTAEAAARLLDTARDDALATAGDERPAALRSWAAAELLYGSGVRVGELVAVDVPDVDVGERLVRVLGKGGKERVVPFGVPAARALTAWLEEGRPQLASADAGLALLVGDRGGRWGQRQARDAVHRLAARAGVDDVAPHALRHSAATHLLQGGSDLRSVQEVLGHSDLATTQRYTHVDAERLRAVYTQAFPRA; encoded by the coding sequence ATGGCCCCGACACCTCAGGGAGCGCAGCGCATCGTAGCCGCGGCGCTCCGCGTCGCCGACCCGCCGCTGCCGGCGGCGCTGGCTGAGGCGGTCGCGAGCTTCGGGGGGCACCTCGACGCACAGCGGGGGCACTCCGCGCACACGCGGCGAGCGTACGTCGCGGACGTGACGGGCATGCTGCGCTACGCGGTCCGGCACGGGGCCCGCAGCCTCGACGACGTGCAGCTCCCGCTGCTGCGCGGCTGGCTCGGTGCGCAGGCCGACCGCGGCCTGTCCCGTGCCACGCTGGCGCGCCGGGGAGCGGCCGCCCGTGCGTTCTTGCGGTGGGCGCACCATTCCGGGCTGATCGCGAGCGACCCGTCGGTCCGGCTGGCGAGCCCGAAGGTGCCGCGCGTGCTGCCGACGGTGCTCACGGCCGAGGCCGCCGCCCGGCTGCTCGACACCGCGCGGGACGACGCACTGGCCACCGCGGGCGACGAGCGGCCGGCAGCGTTGCGCTCCTGGGCGGCAGCGGAGCTGCTCTACGGTTCGGGCGTTCGCGTCGGCGAGCTGGTCGCCGTCGACGTGCCGGACGTGGACGTGGGCGAACGGCTCGTGCGCGTGCTCGGCAAGGGCGGAAAGGAGCGGGTGGTGCCGTTCGGCGTCCCGGCCGCGCGCGCGCTGACCGCGTGGCTCGAGGAAGGCCGGCCCCAGCTCGCGTCGGCCGACGCAGGGCTCGCGCTGCTCGTGGGTGACCGCGGCGGCCGCTGGGGTCAGCGCCAGGCCAGGGATGCGGTGCACCGGCTCGCCGCGCGTGCCGGCGTCGACGACGTCGCCCCGCACGCCCTGCGCCACTCGGCTGCGACGCACCTGCTCCAGGGCGGTTCGGACCTTCGCAGCGTCCAGGAGGTGCTCGGGCACTCCGACCTCGCCACGACGCAGCGCTACACGCACGTCGACGCCGAGCGGCTGCGCGCGGTCTACACGCAGGCGTTCCCGCGCGCGTGA
- the lepB gene encoding signal peptidase I — MTQPQPDPESTPMPARPVRSAGVSRHRAPKKGLGLLRETAIIVVSALVLSWLIKSLLVQAFFIPSASMEDTLEVGDRVMVSRLVPRVLDLHRGDIVVFRDPGGWLRPYEPPDHGPIGNAIGRGLTAVGLLPQDTGEHLIKRVIGLPGDHVTCCDADGKIEVNGTAITETSYIKPGSIPSQVPIDQTVPEGMLFVMGDNRQDSADSRFNTSKPGGGFVPIDNVVGTAFATVWPFDRATWHRNPGSVFEQVPEP, encoded by the coding sequence GTGACACAGCCGCAGCCAGACCCCGAAAGCACGCCGATGCCGGCCCGCCCGGTGCGGTCCGCCGGGGTCTCCCGGCACCGGGCGCCGAAGAAGGGTCTGGGGCTGCTGCGCGAGACCGCCATCATCGTCGTGAGCGCGCTCGTGCTGTCCTGGCTGATCAAGTCTCTGCTCGTGCAGGCCTTCTTCATCCCGAGCGCGTCCATGGAGGACACGCTCGAGGTCGGCGACCGCGTCATGGTGTCGCGGCTCGTGCCGCGCGTGCTCGACCTGCACCGTGGCGACATCGTCGTCTTCCGTGACCCGGGCGGCTGGCTGCGGCCCTACGAGCCGCCGGACCACGGGCCGATAGGCAACGCGATCGGGCGCGGTCTGACCGCCGTCGGGCTGCTGCCCCAGGACACCGGCGAGCACCTCATCAAGCGCGTGATCGGTCTGCCCGGCGACCACGTGACCTGTTGCGACGCGGACGGCAAGATCGAGGTCAACGGCACCGCGATCACCGAGACGTCGTACATCAAGCCGGGCTCGATCCCCAGCCAGGTCCCGATCGACCAGACCGTGCCCGAGGGCATGCTGTTCGTCATGGGCGACAACCGGCAGGACTCGGCCGACTCGCGGTTCAACACCAGCAAGCCGGGTGGCGGGTTCGTCCCGATCGACAACGTCGTCGGGACGGCGTTCGCGACGGTGTGGCCGTTCGACCGCGCGACGTGGCACCGCAACCCCGGCTCGGTCTTCGAGCAGGTGCCCGAACCGTGA
- a CDS encoding DUF2469 domain-containing protein yields MSAEDLENYETEMELALYREYRDVVGLFSYVVETERRFYLANQVDLQVRSAAGEVYFELRLGDAWVWDVYRSARFVKSVRVVTFKDVNVEELAKADLAL; encoded by the coding sequence GTGAGCGCCGAAGACCTCGAGAACTACGAGACGGAGATGGAGCTCGCCCTGTATCGCGAGTATCGCGACGTGGTGGGGCTGTTCTCCTACGTGGTGGAGACCGAGCGGAGGTTCTATCTCGCCAACCAGGTGGACCTGCAGGTGCGGTCGGCCGCGGGCGAGGTGTACTTCGAGCTGCGGCTAGGGGACGCGTGGGTCTGGGACGTCTACCGTTCCGCGCGGTTCGTGAAGTCGGTGCGTGTGGTCACTTTCAAGGACGTCAACGTCGAGGAGCTGGCCAAGGCCGACCTCGCGCTGTGA
- a CDS encoding ribonuclease HII: MTCEPAAVAPRAQRRPTPPRRSAPTGRKTPTLRAERALVTGGARLVAGMDEVGRGALAGPVSVGVVVVDAATRTAPKGLADSKLLTPAAREALVPQLQRWPVAWAVGHAGPAEIDAHGIIAALRLAGRRALAQVRRTCGDVDVVLLDGSHDWLSRGQVDLFEAADLDVAGAPDVDPAVRTMVKADLQCSSVAAASVLAKVERDLLLTRLARQYPAYAWEQNKGYAAPAHVAALRRHGTTPQHRRSWNLRAIAGDPAEPTGFAEAFAQSLDLPADVPVRADLRG; this comes from the coding sequence GTGACCTGCGAGCCAGCGGCAGTCGCGCCACGCGCCCAGCGCAGGCCGACGCCCCCGCGCCGCAGCGCGCCCACGGGCCGCAAGACGCCCACGCTGCGCGCCGAGCGCGCGCTCGTGACCGGTGGCGCTCGCCTCGTCGCCGGCATGGACGAGGTCGGGCGAGGTGCGCTCGCCGGGCCGGTGAGCGTCGGCGTCGTCGTCGTAGACGCCGCCACGCGGACCGCGCCCAAGGGGCTGGCCGACTCCAAGCTGCTGACACCCGCGGCGCGTGAGGCGCTCGTGCCGCAGCTGCAGCGCTGGCCTGTCGCGTGGGCCGTCGGGCATGCGGGGCCCGCCGAGATCGACGCCCACGGCATCATCGCGGCGCTGCGGCTCGCCGGCCGGCGAGCGCTTGCGCAGGTGCGGCGCACGTGCGGCGACGTCGACGTGGTGCTGCTCGACGGGTCGCATGACTGGCTCTCGCGCGGTCAGGTCGACCTGTTCGAGGCGGCCGACCTCGACGTGGCGGGTGCGCCCGACGTCGACCCTGCGGTCCGCACGATGGTCAAGGCCGACCTGCAGTGCTCCTCTGTCGCCGCGGCGAGCGTGCTGGCCAAGGTGGAACGTGATCTGCTGCTGACGCGGCTCGCGCGCCAGTACCCCGCCTACGCGTGGGAGCAGAACAAGGGCTACGCCGCACCCGCGCACGTCGCCGCGCTGCGTCGGCACGGCACGACGCCGCAGCACCGCCGCTCGTGGAACCTGCGCGCGATCGCGGGAGACCCTGCCGAGCCCACCGGCTTCGCGGAGGCGTTCGCCCAGAGCCTTGACCTGCCCGCCGACGTGCCCGTCCGGGCGGACCTGCGAGGATGA
- a CDS encoding YifB family Mg chelatase-like AAA ATPase yields MSLGTTAAVALVGLTGHVVEVQAQLAYSVPGFSLVGLPDTALSESRDRVRAAVLSSRIDWPNRKITVNLSPASLPKQGSAFDLAVAVAVLAGAGQVRAAGLDRVVHIGELGLDGRLQPVRGVLPMVAAAVAAGRTDVVVPTADVAEASLVPGARVRGATTLAQVVALHGGDPGTLPDVDPVRPARVTSVRRAPGDLADVLGQELPRTALEIAAAGGHHLLLTGPPGTGKTMLAARLPGILPDLTEAEAVEVTAVHSVAGTFDPGGGLLTRPPYEDPHHTATPAAVVGGGSGQPRPGAASRAHRGILFLDEAPEFGSRVLETLRQPLEHGELVIHRSGGTARFPARFQLVLAANPCPCGMATGKGLECTCTPMARRRYLGRLSGPLLDRVDLQVEVAPVGRAGMRGEPGEPSAVVAARVAAARAAARARLAGTPWTVNAEVPGTWLRERLRGRWSVMRDVDRALDTGAISLRGADRVLRLASTIADLAGRDEPTAGDVGQALVLRTGRAA; encoded by the coding sequence ATGTCGCTCGGTACCACGGCGGCCGTCGCCCTCGTGGGCCTGACCGGGCACGTGGTCGAGGTGCAGGCGCAGCTCGCCTACTCGGTGCCCGGCTTCTCGCTCGTGGGGCTGCCCGACACGGCGCTCAGCGAGTCGCGCGACAGGGTGCGTGCGGCCGTGCTCTCCAGCCGCATCGACTGGCCGAACCGCAAGATCACCGTCAACCTCTCACCGGCGTCGCTGCCCAAGCAGGGCTCGGCCTTCGACCTCGCCGTGGCAGTCGCCGTGCTCGCGGGCGCGGGCCAGGTGCGTGCGGCCGGGCTCGACCGCGTCGTCCACATCGGCGAGCTCGGGCTCGACGGCCGGCTCCAGCCCGTGCGCGGCGTGCTGCCCATGGTGGCCGCGGCCGTCGCGGCCGGACGTACCGACGTCGTCGTGCCGACGGCCGACGTCGCGGAGGCGTCGCTCGTCCCCGGGGCGCGGGTGCGGGGGGCGACGACGCTTGCGCAGGTCGTCGCCCTGCACGGCGGCGACCCGGGGACGCTGCCCGACGTCGACCCCGTGCGGCCCGCGCGGGTGACGAGCGTACGGCGCGCTCCCGGCGACCTGGCCGACGTGCTGGGCCAGGAGCTGCCGCGGACGGCGCTCGAGATCGCGGCGGCCGGCGGGCACCACCTGCTGCTGACGGGTCCACCCGGCACGGGCAAGACCATGCTGGCCGCACGGCTGCCGGGCATCCTGCCCGACCTCACCGAGGCCGAGGCCGTCGAGGTCACCGCGGTGCACTCCGTCGCGGGCACCTTCGACCCCGGTGGCGGGCTTCTCACGCGACCGCCCTACGAGGACCCGCACCACACGGCCACCCCCGCGGCGGTGGTCGGAGGTGGGTCGGGGCAGCCCCGGCCGGGCGCGGCCTCCCGCGCGCACCGGGGCATCCTCTTCCTCGACGAGGCCCCCGAGTTCGGCAGCCGCGTGCTCGAGACGCTGCGCCAGCCCCTGGAGCACGGTGAGCTCGTCATCCACCGCAGCGGCGGCACCGCGCGGTTCCCGGCGCGGTTCCAGCTCGTGCTCGCCGCGAACCCTTGCCCGTGCGGGATGGCGACGGGCAAGGGTCTGGAGTGCACCTGCACGCCGATGGCGCGGCGCCGGTACCTGGGCAGGCTCTCCGGGCCCCTGCTCGACCGGGTCGACCTGCAGGTCGAGGTCGCGCCCGTCGGGCGGGCCGGGATGCGGGGTGAACCGGGCGAGCCGAGCGCCGTCGTCGCGGCCCGTGTCGCCGCTGCACGCGCGGCGGCGCGAGCGCGCCTCGCCGGGACGCCATGGACCGTCAATGCCGAGGTTCCTGGCACGTGGCTGCGCGAACGGCTGCGCGGCAGGTGGTCGGTGATGCGTGACGTCGACAGGGCGCTCGACACCGGCGCGATCTCGTTGCGCGGTGCCGACCGCGTGCTGCGGCTGGCGTCCACGATCGCGGACCTCGCCGGGCGCGACGAGCCCACCGCGGGCGACGTCGGGCAGGCGCTCGTGCTGCGCACGGGGCGGGCGGCATGA
- a CDS encoding murein hydrolase activator EnvC family protein, translating into MERPILRHRAVAAAMLPALVLTPGPRGLPVPTAAPASHVTAATESRAYVPPVPGPVARRFDPPARDWEPGHRGVDLWAAPGATVVAPSGGVVTFAGAVAGKPVVVVTHTDGLRSSLEPVAASVARGTEVAAGEPVGTLEATPGDEANPDHCAALPPAQPPALPPAPPPAHGGDRCVHWGVRRGEMYLDPLSLLGTAAPIVLLPPR; encoded by the coding sequence ATGGAGCGACCCATCCTGAGACACCGTGCCGTCGCGGCCGCGATGCTGCCGGCGCTCGTACTCACGCCAGGGCCGCGAGGGCTGCCGGTCCCGACCGCGGCCCCCGCCTCGCACGTCACGGCCGCCACGGAGTCCCGTGCCTACGTCCCGCCCGTACCAGGGCCGGTGGCTCGCCGGTTCGACCCGCCCGCGCGCGACTGGGAGCCGGGGCACCGGGGTGTCGACCTGTGGGCGGCACCGGGCGCCACCGTCGTCGCTCCCAGCGGGGGCGTGGTCACGTTCGCGGGAGCAGTCGCGGGCAAGCCCGTCGTCGTCGTGACGCACACGGACGGACTGCGCTCCTCGCTCGAGCCCGTGGCGGCGTCCGTCGCGCGCGGGACGGAGGTCGCGGCAGGCGAGCCGGTCGGGACTCTGGAGGCGACTCCCGGCGACGAGGCGAACCCCGATCATTGCGCCGCGCTGCCACCCGCGCAGCCACCCGCGCTGCCACCCGCGCCACCACCCGCGCACGGTGGCGACAGATGCGTGCACTGGGGGGTGCGGCGTGGCGAGATGTACCTCGACCCGCTGTCCCTGCTGGGGACGGCTGCCCCGATCGTCCTTCTCCCGCCACGTTGA
- the dprA gene encoding DNA-processing protein DprA: MTALAFDADDPALAAAAWSRIAEPGDETAGALVAHLGAPGALAWLLEQHAAGATGQKGLARALASGVARWSTRLDGLDPRRELQVIERAGGTLLLPQDERWPRGLDALGAAAPFALWVRGDADLAGACRRSVAVVGARASTSYGEHVTAQLAAGLVDRGFTVVSGGAYGIDAVAHRAALLAAGTTVAVMAGGVDRFYPQGNHDLLRRVAESGAVVAEVPPGSSPFRQRFLARNRLIAAMTAATVVVEAAWRSGALSTARRAADLLRPVGAVPGPVTSMASGGCHLLLRDGVATCVTDAAEVAELAGAAGDDAARAPVGAASVADGLDEAARAVLDALPARASAEAGSLARVAGRSLPEVLGALGVLELRGLVAADGARWRRALGRR, encoded by the coding sequence ATGACCGCCCTCGCCTTCGACGCCGACGACCCGGCCCTCGCCGCCGCAGCGTGGAGCCGCATCGCCGAGCCAGGCGACGAGACGGCCGGTGCGCTCGTCGCGCACCTGGGCGCACCCGGGGCGCTGGCATGGCTGCTCGAGCAGCACGCCGCCGGGGCGACGGGGCAGAAGGGTCTCGCGCGGGCGCTCGCATCGGGCGTCGCGCGGTGGTCCACACGCCTCGACGGCCTCGACCCGCGCCGCGAGCTCCAGGTGATCGAGCGCGCCGGTGGCACGCTGCTGCTGCCCCAGGACGAGCGCTGGCCGCGCGGCCTCGACGCGTTGGGCGCGGCCGCGCCGTTCGCCCTGTGGGTGCGCGGCGACGCCGACCTCGCCGGGGCGTGCCGCAGGTCGGTCGCCGTCGTCGGGGCACGCGCATCGACGTCGTACGGCGAGCACGTGACGGCGCAGCTCGCCGCGGGTCTCGTGGACCGTGGGTTCACTGTGGTGTCGGGCGGGGCCTACGGGATCGACGCGGTCGCGCATCGCGCGGCGCTGCTCGCGGCCGGCACGACCGTCGCGGTGATGGCCGGGGGAGTCGATCGCTTCTACCCCCAGGGAAACCACGACCTGCTGCGCCGTGTCGCCGAGTCGGGGGCGGTGGTGGCCGAGGTCCCGCCCGGGTCGTCGCCCTTCCGGCAGAGGTTCCTGGCCCGGAACAGGCTGATCGCCGCCATGACCGCCGCGACCGTGGTGGTCGAGGCGGCGTGGCGGTCGGGTGCGCTCTCGACGGCCCGGCGTGCCGCCGACCTGCTGCGACCCGTCGGCGCGGTCCCCGGCCCGGTCACCTCCATGGCGTCCGGTGGGTGCCATCTGCTCCTGCGCGACGGCGTCGCGACCTGCGTGACCGATGCCGCTGAGGTCGCCGAGCTCGCCGGGGCGGCGGGGGACGACGCCGCACGGGCCCCGGTGGGAGCGGCGTCGGTGGCGGACGGACTGGACGAGGCCGCCCGAGCCGTGCTCGACGCCTTGCCCGCCCGCGCGAGCGCCGAGGCCGGGTCACTTGCCCGGGTCGCAGGGCGGTCCCTGCCCGAGGTGCTCGGTGCGCTGGGCGTGCTCGAGCTGCGGGGCCTGGTCGCGGCGGACGGTGCCCGGTGGCGTCGAGCGCTGGGGCGCCGGTGA
- a CDS encoding YraN family protein: MAAKDDVGRRGEQVAAQALMDEGYELLARNWRGHGGELDLVALDGTTLVAVEVKTRSSARFGHPAEAVTPAKLARLRRLTGQWLAEHGGGTRPRYRDVRIDVVAVTLRSTGPDRVELLQGVC; encoded by the coding sequence ATGGCGGCGAAGGACGACGTGGGACGGCGAGGCGAGCAGGTCGCCGCGCAGGCCCTCATGGACGAGGGGTACGAGCTGCTCGCGCGCAACTGGCGCGGGCACGGTGGCGAGCTGGACCTGGTGGCGCTCGACGGCACGACGCTCGTCGCCGTCGAGGTCAAGACGCGCAGCAGCGCACGGTTCGGCCACCCCGCCGAGGCGGTGACGCCGGCCAAGCTCGCGCGGCTGCGGCGACTGACCGGGCAGTGGCTCGCCGAGCACGGCGGCGGGACGAGGCCGCGGTACCGCGACGTGCGGATCGACGTCGTCGCCGTGACCCTGCGCAGCACGGGACCAGACCGGGTCGAGCTGCTGCAGGGGGTGTGCTGA
- the rpsP gene encoding 30S ribosomal protein S16 encodes MAVKIRLKRLGKIRAPYYRVVVADSRTKRDGRVIEEIGKYHPTEEPSLIEITSERAQYWLGVGAQPTEQVLALLKVTGDWQKFKGLPGAEGTLRTKAGKADAASAIEAAAAEAEKVKAKAAEAKAAAPAEAADESAEAEAEA; translated from the coding sequence GTGGCCGTCAAGATTCGCCTCAAGCGCCTCGGCAAGATCCGGGCCCCGTACTACCGCGTCGTCGTCGCGGACTCGCGCACCAAGCGCGACGGTCGCGTCATCGAGGAGATCGGCAAGTACCACCCGACCGAGGAGCCGTCGCTCATCGAGATCACCTCGGAGCGTGCGCAGTACTGGCTCGGCGTCGGCGCGCAGCCGACCGAGCAGGTGCTCGCCCTGCTCAAGGTGACCGGTGACTGGCAGAAGTTCAAGGGTCTCCCGGGCGCCGAGGGCACCCTGAGGACCAAGGCGGGCAAGGCCGACGCCGCATCGGCGATCGAGGCCGCCGCCGCCGAGGCCGAGAAGGTCAAGGCCAAGGCCGCCGAGGCCAAGGCTGCGGCTCCGGCCGAGGCCGCCGACGAGTCGGCCGAGGCTGAGGCCGAGGCCTGA
- the trmD gene encoding tRNA (guanosine(37)-N1)-methyltransferase TrmD, translating to MRIDVVTVFPDYLAALDLSLIGKARQAGLLDLRVHDLREWTTDRHRTVDDTPFGGGAGMVMRPDVWGCAIDAVLDGDPAGHLVIPTPSGEVFTQRHAEALAAEQHLVVACGRYEGIDARVAEHYRAAGRRVSEVSIGDYVLNGGEVAALVLVEAVGRLLPGVVGNPESLVEESHGAAGLLEYPVYTKPPVWDGLEIPEVLLSGHHARIDRWRRDRALERTAQRRPDMVAALDVARLDKHDRALLADLGWDEVDGRLRRRPGAVAE from the coding sequence GTGCGCATCGACGTCGTCACCGTCTTCCCCGACTACCTCGCGGCCCTCGACCTGTCGCTCATCGGCAAGGCGCGTCAGGCAGGACTGCTCGACCTGCGCGTCCACGACCTGCGCGAATGGACCACCGACCGGCACCGGACGGTCGACGACACCCCGTTCGGCGGAGGCGCGGGCATGGTGATGCGGCCCGACGTGTGGGGCTGCGCGATCGATGCCGTGCTGGACGGTGACCCCGCCGGGCACCTGGTGATCCCGACGCCGTCGGGTGAGGTGTTCACGCAGCGGCACGCCGAGGCGCTCGCCGCCGAGCAGCACCTGGTCGTCGCGTGCGGCCGCTACGAGGGGATCGACGCCCGCGTCGCCGAGCACTATCGCGCCGCGGGCCGGCGCGTGAGCGAGGTGTCCATCGGCGACTACGTGCTCAACGGGGGAGAGGTCGCGGCGCTCGTGCTCGTCGAGGCGGTCGGGCGGCTGCTTCCGGGCGTCGTCGGCAACCCCGAGTCGCTCGTCGAGGAGTCGCACGGAGCCGCCGGGCTCCTGGAGTACCCCGTCTACACCAAGCCGCCCGTGTGGGACGGGCTGGAGATCCCTGAGGTGCTGCTGTCGGGGCACCACGCGCGCATCGACCGCTGGCGGCGCGACCGTGCCCTGGAACGCACCGCCCAGCGGCGCCCCGACATGGTCGCGGCGCTCGACGTCGCGCGCCTCGACAAGCACGACAGGGCGCTGCTCGCCGACCTGGGCTGGGACGAGGTCGACGGCCGGCTTCGGCGCCGGCCGGGCGCTGTGGCAGAATAG
- a CDS encoding RNA-binding protein, which produces MLAEALEHLVRGIVDNPDDVRVAVKPLRRGDLLEVRVHPDDLGRVIGRGGRTAKALRTVVGALATDGPVRIDVVDVDRR; this is translated from the coding sequence ATGCTTGCCGAGGCCCTCGAGCACCTGGTGCGTGGCATCGTCGACAACCCGGACGACGTCCGGGTTGCCGTCAAGCCGCTGCGCCGCGGCGATCTGCTCGAGGTCCGCGTCCACCCGGACGATCTCGGCCGCGTGATCGGCCGGGGCGGGCGCACCGCCAAGGCGCTGCGCACCGTCGTCGGAGCTCTCGCGACCGACGGTCCGGTGCGGATCGACGTCGTGGACGTCGACCGCCGCTGA
- the rimM gene encoding ribosome maturation factor RimM (Essential for efficient processing of 16S rRNA), with protein sequence MQLVVARIGRAHGLRGEVALDLRTDDPETRLAVGERIATEPAHLGPLTVQSARVHQGRWLVRFAESGDRTAAEALRGVELVVEVDASDEEDAWYPHELRGLRAELTDGTVVGEVVALEHLPAHDALEIRETGGERTLVPFVTAIVPVVDVAGGRVVLDPPGGLLARDAADLVVDDEPTRGADGTEG encoded by the coding sequence ATGCAGCTTGTCGTCGCACGGATCGGGCGCGCCCACGGGCTGCGCGGCGAGGTGGCGCTCGACCTGCGCACCGACGACCCCGAGACGCGGCTCGCCGTGGGCGAGCGGATCGCGACCGAGCCGGCGCACCTCGGCCCGCTCACGGTGCAGTCGGCGCGCGTCCACCAGGGGCGCTGGCTGGTCCGGTTCGCCGAGTCCGGCGATCGCACCGCGGCCGAGGCGTTGCGCGGCGTCGAGCTCGTCGTGGAGGTCGACGCCTCCGACGAGGAGGACGCCTGGTACCCGCACGAGCTGCGCGGCCTGCGCGCCGAGCTGACGGACGGCACCGTCGTCGGCGAGGTCGTGGCGCTGGAGCACCTGCCCGCCCACGATGCGCTCGAGATCCGCGAGACGGGCGGCGAGCGGACGCTCGTCCCGTTCGTCACCGCGATCGTGCCCGTGGTCGACGTCGCGGGCGGTCGCGTGGTGCTCGACCCGCCCGGCGGGCTCCTGGCACGCGACGCCGCCGACCTCGTGGTGGACGACGAGCCGACACGCGGCGCCGACGGCACGGAGGGCTGA